Proteins encoded within one genomic window of Candidatus Giovannonibacteria bacterium:
- a CDS encoding trypsin-like peptidase domain-containing protein, with the protein MDYQEKIIEVIQKSLPAVVSIAASKNVELVEEDLMKMGMDPRTFEERLFGEADEKGNISVSGGSGFIVDQSGIILTNKHVIQDKAASYKAIIGQGKYDMEVIGQDPLSDIAILKIIRPPTNLSAIPLGFSKNVRLGTVVVAIGNALGEFQNTVSTGIVSGLSRFLSAITDTEGHQQRLRGLIQTDAAINPGNSGGPLINLSGEAIGINAAIVFGAQNIGFAIPIDRAKKDLEEIKKYGHVRSPFLGIRYVLLNKHIGRHFKIPVEHGALIVREGLPGAAASLPAVLPKSSAHEAGLAEHDIILAANDKDITEKETLEDILDSCSIGDSLKLKVLRKGKELNLKVKLEDRAKFS; encoded by the coding sequence ATGGACTATCAGGAAAAAATAATTGAGGTCATACAAAAATCTTTGCCGGCGGTGGTGAGCATTGCCGCCTCCAAAAATGTTGAATTGGTGGAAGAGGACTTGATGAAAATGGGAATGGACCCGAGAACGTTTGAAGAGCGTCTTTTCGGAGAGGCCGATGAAAAAGGCAACATCTCCGTCTCCGGCGGTTCGGGATTTATTGTTGACCAAAGCGGCATAATACTTACAAATAAACATGTCATTCAAGACAAAGCGGCGAGCTACAAAGCCATAATTGGACAAGGAAAATATGACATGGAGGTGATCGGGCAAGATCCCCTGTCTGACATAGCCATACTTAAAATCATCCGCCCCCCGACAAATCTTTCGGCGATACCGCTCGGCTTCTCAAAAAATGTCCGGCTCGGGACGGTGGTGGTGGCGATAGGCAACGCGCTGGGGGAATTTCAAAACACCGTCTCCACCGGTATCGTCTCCGGCCTCTCCAGATTTCTTTCCGCAATTACCGATACTGAAGGCCACCAGCAAAGATTGCGCGGGCTCATCCAAACAGACGCCGCGATAAATCCCGGCAACTCCGGCGGGCCCTTGATAAATCTTTCCGGCGAGGCCATAGGAATCAACGCGGCGATAGTTTTTGGCGCGCAAAACATCGGCTTTGCCATACCTATTGACCGCGCCAAAAAAGATTTGGAAGAAATCAAAAAATACGGGCACGTGCGCTCGCCGTTTCTGGGAATCCGCTACGTTCTTTTAAACAAGCACATCGGACGGCATTTTAAAATTCCGGTGGAGCACGGCGCGCTCATTGTCCGCGAGGGCCTGCCCGGAGCGGCGGCCTCTTTGCCGGCGGTTTTGCCGAAAAGCTCCGCGCATGAGGCCGGTCTCGCGGAGCATGACATAATTTTGGCGGCGAATGACAAAGATATCACCGAAAAAGAGACACTGGAGGACATTTTGGACTCCTGCAGCATCGGGGATTCGCTTAAACTGAAAGTTTTAAGAAAGGGCAAAGAGCTTAATCTGAAAGTCAAACTTGAAGACAGGGCCAAATTTTCCTAA
- a CDS encoding glutathione S-transferase N-terminal domain-containing protein, with product MAKKVTIYSTPWCVYCKMAKKFFEANKIAYEEHDVASDARSRDEMIQKTGQMGVPVIDIGGKIVIGFDQPRIKELLGAN from the coding sequence ATGGCAAAAAAGGTAACTATTTATTCAACTCCCTGGTGCGTTTACTGCAAAATGGCCAAAAAGTTTTTTGAAGCTAATAAAATCGCTTACGAGGAGCATGATGTGGCCTCCGACGCCAGAAGCAGGGATGAAATGATTCAAAAAACCGGGCAGATGGGCGTTCCGGTGATAGACATAGGCGGAAAAATCGTAATCGGCTTTGACCAGCCGAGGATAAAAGAGCTTTTGGGGGCAAATTAA
- a CDS encoding peptidoglycan-binding protein: MKYFLYTFACWLAFTGIARADNPAQEIHILPDGQVRLVGAELFLKHTSNLYTVKSWDMKWIVPIDPIDPYIKFESAYGAKILPADVLEKHVLEISGKLSFDKNTNAYQILPTLVRDLSVKTGEPPPSVTPGAGGALAPALAPTPAPASAAETNSEKLTMVLKLGYWGGQVKILQDFLKKHGYFPKDEPTGRYFGPLTKNALMEFQKANALEAVGILGPKTRALINSLLSK; the protein is encoded by the coding sequence ATGAAATACTTTTTATACACATTTGCCTGCTGGCTGGCTTTTACGGGCATTGCCCGCGCGGATAATCCGGCGCAGGAAATCCATATTTTGCCGGACGGCCAAGTGCGTTTGGTCGGAGCAGAGCTTTTTTTGAAGCATACCTCGAACCTATACACCGTAAAAAGCTGGGATATGAAGTGGATTGTGCCGATTGACCCGATTGACCCCTATATCAAATTTGAATCGGCTTACGGGGCAAAAATTCTCCCGGCGGACGTCCTTGAAAAGCATGTTTTGGAAATTTCAGGCAAGCTTTCTTTTGACAAAAACACTAACGCTTACCAAATCCTGCCGACATTGGTGCGCGACCTCTCCGTAAAAACCGGCGAACCTCCGCCCTCCGTGACCCCTGGCGCAGGGGGGGCGCTTGCCCCTGCTTTGGCCCCAACGCCGGCTCCGGCATCAGCCGCAGAAACCAATTCAGAAAAACTTACCATGGTTTTAAAACTTGGTTATTGGGGAGGGCAGGTGAAAATCTTGCAGGACTTTTTGAAAAAACACGGATATTTCCCAAAGGACGAGCCGACAGGCCGCTATTTCGGGCCTCTGACAAAAAACGCGCTTATGGAATTCCAAAAAGCCAACGCTTTGGAAGCGGTCGGCATTCTGGGGCCGAAGACCCGCGCGCTGATTAACTCACTGCTTAGCAAGTAA
- a CDS encoding DNA-3-methyladenine glycosylase, with protein sequence MGRKILTQKFFNRAASSVARELLGKFLCRQQLGNPVAKCYMITETEAYDGFKDKASHAHRGKTARNSPMFGPAGRWYVYFTYGMHWMLNIVTGPKEFPAAVLIRGVSGQKELDGPAKLTEFLKIDKRFNNKPAARAAGLWIESASWRSGTKIKKSQIKRAPRIGVNYAGKWAKKPYRFLLAKQ encoded by the coding sequence GTGGGGCGGAAAATCTTAACTCAAAAATTTTTTAATCGGGCGGCTAGTTCGGTGGCACGGGAGCTTTTAGGTAAATTCCTTTGCAGGCAACAACTTGGCAACCCGGTTGCCAAGTGCTATATGATTACCGAAACCGAGGCCTACGACGGCTTCAAAGACAAGGCCTCGCACGCACATAGAGGTAAAACTGCGCGCAATTCCCCGATGTTCGGGCCCGCGGGCAGGTGGTACGTTTATTTTACTTACGGGATGCATTGGATGCTGAACATTGTGACTGGGCCGAAAGAGTTTCCCGCCGCAGTTTTGATTAGAGGAGTTTCCGGTCAAAAAGAGTTGGACGGCCCGGCCAAACTCACAGAATTTTTAAAAATTGATAAACGTTTCAACAATAAACCAGCCGCGCGGGCGGCCGGTCTTTGGATAGAGTCCGCCAGCTGGCGGAGTGGCACAAAAATAAAAAAATCGCAGATTAAGCGCGCCCCGCGAATCGGCGTAAATTATGCCGGCAAATGGGCAAAGAAGCCCTATAGATTTTTACTTGCTAAGCAGTGA
- a CDS encoding AAA family ATPase — protein MRRVSKKPVVVAIVGLPGSGKSSIAEYLAKLIGAKVISANAIRVALRKQNRGYGQVEIIMEKEALSAIKRRKNIILDSDFSDSKKRRRLERKAGKAAKIVYIRTYANRDITIGRLLNARYTPNDLYGGASTDWRGNNKGAVVALREMWRRTPHHYRWSPQNGGQFVLKKLPIKFLAEIDTGKNWRQKVRQAAKKLKWGGKS, from the coding sequence ATGCGCCGCGTTTCAAAAAAACCAGTCGTTGTTGCCATAGTCGGGCTTCCGGGCTCCGGCAAAAGCTCCATAGCCGAGTACTTGGCTAAATTAATCGGCGCGAAAGTAATAAGCGCAAACGCAATCAGGGTTGCGCTAAGAAAACAAAATAGGGGCTACGGCCAAGTTGAAATAATTATGGAAAAAGAAGCACTCTCCGCAATAAAACGGCGGAAAAATATAATTTTAGATTCTGATTTCTCGGACTCAAAAAAGCGCCGGCGGCTTGAAAGAAAAGCGGGAAAGGCGGCTAAAATCGTCTATATCCGCACATACGCCAACAGGGACATTACGATCGGAAGACTGCTCAACGCGCGCTACACGCCGAACGATTTATACGGGGGCGCATCAACTGACTGGCGCGGAAACAATAAAGGCGCGGTTGTGGCTTTGCGTGAAATGTGGCGGAGAACCCCGCACCATTACAGGTGGTCTCCGCAAAATGGCGGGCAGTTTGTATTAAAAAAATTACCAATAAAGTTCCTGGCCGAAATTGACACCGGTAAAAATTGGCGGCAGAAAGTCAGGCAAGCGGCCAAGAAATTAAAGTGGGGCGGAAAATCTTAA
- a CDS encoding cob(I)yrinic acid a,c-diamide adenosyltransferase: protein MKFYTGQGDKGESAILGESCKIPKTEPVFDALGALDELNSYLGVCRALAKDEKVTSALLEAQENLFTIQAELGGAENIALGEEKIKALEKTIDEFGGFVGPITKFTIPGGDFLSACLDFARAMARLAERRAWAAKEKLSAAALAYLNRLSSLLFVLARYANKKAGVSENHPRYG, encoded by the coding sequence ATGAAGTTCTACACCGGGCAAGGGGATAAGGGCGAGAGCGCGATTTTGGGAGAGAGCTGTAAAATACCCAAAACAGAACCGGTTTTTGACGCCTTGGGCGCACTGGACGAACTGAATTCCTATTTAGGAGTATGCCGAGCTTTGGCCAAAGACGAAAAAGTGACATCTGCGCTACTGGAAGCGCAGGAAAACCTGTTTACAATCCAGGCGGAGCTCGGAGGAGCCGAAAATATTGCCCTCGGCGAAGAAAAAATAAAAGCCCTTGAAAAAACAATTGACGAGTTCGGCGGCTTCGTCGGGCCAATAACCAAATTTACCATCCCCGGCGGCGATTTTCTTTCCGCGTGCCTGGACTTTGCAAGAGCAATGGCGCGGCTTGCTGAAAGGCGCGCGTGGGCGGCGAAAGAAAAGTTAAGCGCGGCGGCTCTGGCATACTTAAACCGGCTCTCCAGCTTGCTTTTTGTTCTCGCGCGCTACGCCAACAAAAAAGCCGGCGTTAGCGAGAATCACCCAAGATACGGCTGA
- a CDS encoding VIT1/CCC1 transporter family protein, with amino-acid sequence MPKKGFYIGDLVLGANDGIITSFAVISGAAGAGLPAFVVIVLGLANLVADGISMGLSNYLSLRSTKEAELRVGVNETRLDHPSRHGLATGLAFASAGALPLIPYFFGIPPSAQFSVAIAATAISLFVVGASRTVVTGSHWLRSGIEMLVVGGLAALAAYIVGAAVRVFFGIAV; translated from the coding sequence ATGCCAAAGAAAGGTTTTTACATCGGCGATTTGGTTTTGGGCGCGAACGACGGAATTATAACTTCTTTCGCCGTTATTTCCGGCGCGGCCGGCGCGGGGCTGCCGGCTTTTGTAGTCATTGTTTTGGGCCTGGCGAATTTGGTTGCCGACGGCATCTCCATGGGCCTTTCCAATTATTTGTCTTTGCGCTCCACGAAAGAAGCGGAACTGCGCGTTGGCGTAAATGAAACCCGGCTTGACCACCCTTCGCGGCACGGCCTCGCAACCGGCTTGGCTTTCGCTTCGGCTGGAGCATTGCCTTTAATTCCTTATTTTTTTGGCATCCCTCCGAGCGCGCAATTTTCCGTCGCGATTGCGGCAACGGCAATTTCGCTCTTTGTTGTTGGGGCATCCCGGACCGTTGTCACCGGCTCCCATTGGCTGCGCTCCGGAATAGAGATGCTTGTGGTGGGCGGACTTGCGGCTTTGGCGGCTTACATCGTCGGGGCGGCAGTCAGGGTGTTTTTTGGGATAGCCGTTTAG
- a CDS encoding sigma-70 family RNA polymerase sigma factor, giving the protein MRKNNNSAEQDYNGNGLLNIYFKEMSRVQTPSHAEEMDLFVELDNKKEKLLKEIGQGRKNILGISLYALLLWLTLLPEKEKSAKLAAAEREAIAQRNKIIEVNWRLVVSIALKKKWRGLDVLDLINEGNIGLIKAVSKFECQRGYKFSTYAVWWINQAMDRAAADRGSTIRVPAGRTQEIRKLQRAEFFLVQAHGCAPAPDELARHLGWKKKTVEYIQKIVREPVSLGAPLDSDENADGNTLGDVLENLKSPSPENEVTKKRLVERIDYHLGRLTPKEESVLRMRFGVGVPYDKTLEEIGRERGLTRERIRQIEASGLNKLKHRMKREGGQGGRRFLANVPNQ; this is encoded by the coding sequence ATGCGCAAAAATAATAATTCCGCCGAACAAGACTATAACGGTAACGGTCTGCTCAATATTTATTTTAAAGAAATGAGCCGGGTTCAGACGCCCAGCCACGCGGAAGAAATGGACTTGTTCGTCGAGCTGGACAACAAGAAAGAGAAATTGCTGAAGGAGATAGGGCAAGGACGCAAAAATATATTGGGCATCTCTCTTTACGCGCTTCTTTTGTGGCTGACACTCCTGCCTGAAAAGGAAAAAAGCGCCAAGCTCGCCGCGGCGGAGCGCGAGGCCATCGCGCAAAGAAATAAGATTATTGAAGTTAACTGGCGTCTAGTCGTCTCTATTGCTCTTAAAAAGAAGTGGAGGGGTTTGGATGTGCTAGACCTTATTAATGAAGGCAATATCGGGCTTATAAAAGCCGTAAGCAAGTTTGAGTGCCAACGCGGCTACAAGTTTTCAACATATGCAGTTTGGTGGATAAATCAGGCCATGGACCGCGCCGCCGCAGATAGGGGAAGCACCATCCGCGTCCCTGCCGGCAGAACACAGGAAATAAGGAAACTGCAGCGTGCGGAGTTTTTTTTGGTGCAAGCGCATGGCTGCGCCCCGGCTCCGGACGAACTGGCCCGGCATCTTGGGTGGAAAAAGAAAACAGTTGAATACATACAGAAAATTGTCCGAGAGCCAGTAAGTCTGGGGGCGCCATTGGACAGCGACGAAAACGCTGACGGCAACACTCTGGGAGATGTTCTAGAAAACCTTAAATCGCCGTCGCCGGAAAATGAGGTCACAAAAAAGCGCCTGGTGGAGCGGATTGACTACCATCTCGGGCGGCTTACCCCAAAAGAAGAAAGCGTGCTGCGCATGAGATTCGGCGTAGGGGTCCCGTACGACAAAACTTTGGAAGAAATCGGGCGAGAACGCGGTCTCACCCGAGAGCGTATCCGCCAGATAGAGGCAAGCGGATTGAATAAACTAAAGCACCGGATGAAACGCGAAGGCGGACAAGGCGGCAGAAGATTTCTGGCCAATGTGCCGAATCAGTAG
- a CDS encoding ATP-dependent Clp protease proteolytic subunit, with product MYNTYLIPTVIEKEQFGERAYDIYSRLLKDRIVFLGGPIIDPVANTIIAQLLFLELQDPKKDIFLYINSPGGSVSATLAVYDTMQHIKPDVATLCVGFAASGAAILLAGGAKGKRYALPNAEVMIHQVLGGTEGQASDIAIDAKHIVHVKEKINKILAHHTSQPLSHIERDADRNFYMDPDEAKKYGIIDEIVKSKSVIGKNHKK from the coding sequence ATGTACAACACCTATTTAATCCCTACGGTCATAGAAAAGGAGCAGTTCGGCGAGCGGGCTTACGATATTTATTCCCGGCTCTTAAAAGACCGCATTGTTTTTTTGGGCGGACCCATAATTGACCCGGTGGCCAATACGATTATCGCCCAGCTTTTATTTTTGGAATTGCAGGACCCGAAAAAAGACATATTTCTTTACATAAATTCTCCGGGCGGCTCGGTATCCGCGACTTTGGCGGTTTACGACACAATGCAGCATATAAAGCCGGATGTCGCGACTTTGTGCGTGGGATTTGCGGCTTCCGGCGCCGCGATTTTGCTCGCTGGCGGCGCCAAAGGCAAACGCTACGCGTTGCCGAACGCGGAGGTGATGATTCACCAGGTTTTGGGCGGCACGGAGGGGCAGGCCTCGGATATCGCCATAGACGCCAAGCACATTGTGCACGTGAAAGAGAAAATAAATAAAATTTTGGCGCACCACACCAGCCAGCCGCTTTCGCACATAGAGCGCGACGCCGACCGCAATTTTTACATGGACCCCGACGAAGCAAAAAAATACGGCATCATTGACGAAATCGTAAAATCAAAAAGCGTCATAGGTAAAAATCACAAAAAGTAA
- a CDS encoding sodium-translocating pyrophosphatase, with the protein MTIEYFAIGTSIVSILFALILRSSVKKEPEGDEKMREIAEAIRVGSGAFLKRQFKSVFWVGILVALALWYFLGNLIAIGFVIGALASSLAAYLGMKTAVMANVRVAEAAKSGLSKAFALAFRGGAVTGFLVVGLGLLVVAGFWLWARDLAALLGVGFGGSLISVFSRLGGGIYTKAADVGADLVGKTEAGIPEDDPRNPAVIADNVGDNVGDCAGMAADLFETYAVTLIAAMLLGGAVFTGAEAAILLPLVLGSLAIWASIIGFFFVKISSGIMAALYKGLAASGILSAAAFWIAIKELVVRPGESSSWQFFGSVVKIPGSPVWFFFSALVGLTVVLGIVLITEYYTSKKFRPVKSVAESSKSGHGTNIIMGLALSMESTVLPALLIAFSAYLAYFFAGLYGVATSAVSMLSMTGIIVAIDSFGPITDNAGGIAEMAALPKSVRAVTDPLDAVGNTTKAVTKGYAIASAGLAAMVLFSAYASDLVSAGKSAVFELSDPLVITGLFIGAMLPYLFGSLAMRSVGKSAGAVVLEVRRQFKERPGIMEGKEKPDYAATVDIVTRAALREMVLPALLPILITIFTGFFLGAEALGGLLIGVIISGFFIAISMTSGGAAWDNAKKFIEEGNYGGKGSEAHKAAVTGDTVGDPYKDTAGPAINPMIKVVNIVALLSAPFLK; encoded by the coding sequence ATGACCATTGAATATTTTGCGATAGGGACGAGCATTGTTTCCATATTATTCGCTCTTATTTTAAGAAGCTCCGTAAAAAAAGAGCCCGAGGGAGATGAAAAAATGCGGGAAATCGCGGAGGCAATACGCGTAGGGTCCGGTGCGTTTTTAAAAAGGCAGTTTAAGTCCGTATTTTGGGTGGGCATTTTGGTCGCGCTGGCGCTCTGGTATTTTTTGGGAAATTTAATAGCAATAGGTTTTGTAATCGGCGCCTTGGCCTCGTCGCTTGCGGCTTATTTGGGAATGAAAACGGCGGTGATGGCGAACGTGCGCGTGGCTGAAGCCGCAAAATCCGGACTTTCTAAGGCATTTGCTCTGGCATTCCGCGGCGGAGCCGTCACGGGATTTTTGGTGGTTGGCCTTGGGCTTTTGGTGGTCGCCGGGTTTTGGCTGTGGGCGCGGGACCTGGCCGCGCTTTTGGGCGTGGGCTTCGGCGGTTCTTTAATTTCGGTTTTTTCGCGCTTGGGCGGAGGGATTTACACGAAAGCTGCTGATGTGGGGGCGGACTTGGTTGGAAAAACCGAAGCGGGAATTCCGGAAGACGACCCGCGAAATCCGGCCGTTATCGCCGACAATGTCGGTGATAACGTCGGCGACTGTGCCGGAATGGCTGCCGACCTTTTTGAGACCTATGCGGTAACATTGATTGCCGCGATGCTTTTGGGTGGCGCGGTTTTTACTGGGGCGGAGGCCGCGATTTTGCTTCCGTTGGTTTTGGGCTCACTCGCGATATGGGCTTCCATAATAGGATTTTTCTTTGTAAAAATTTCTTCAGGGATTATGGCCGCGCTTTATAAAGGGCTTGCGGCCTCCGGGATTCTTTCAGCGGCTGCGTTTTGGATTGCAATAAAAGAGCTTGTCGTGAGACCCGGAGAATCTTCCAGCTGGCAGTTTTTTGGAAGCGTCGTAAAAATCCCCGGTTCGCCCGTCTGGTTTTTTTTCTCAGCGCTGGTTGGGCTCACAGTTGTCTTGGGGATTGTTTTAATTACCGAGTATTACACCTCAAAAAAATTCCGGCCAGTTAAGTCAGTCGCTGAAAGTTCAAAGTCCGGCCACGGGACGAACATAATAATGGGGCTCGCGCTTTCCATGGAATCAACCGTCCTGCCCGCTCTTCTCATCGCTTTCAGCGCGTATCTGGCTTATTTTTTCGCAGGGCTTTACGGCGTCGCCACCTCCGCCGTCTCAATGCTTTCAATGACCGGAATAATCGTCGCGATTGATTCTTTCGGTCCGATTACGGACAACGCCGGCGGGATTGCCGAGATGGCGGCTCTTCCAAAAAGCGTCCGCGCCGTCACCGACCCGCTGGACGCCGTGGGCAACACCACAAAAGCGGTCACCAAGGGTTACGCCATCGCCTCGGCGGGGCTTGCCGCGATGGTTTTATTTTCCGCCTACGCTTCGGATTTGGTTTCGGCAGGCAAAAGCGCGGTCTTTGAACTATCCGACCCTTTGGTAATCACCGGCCTTTTCATTGGCGCGATGCTTCCTTATCTTTTCGGCTCTTTGGCTATGCGCTCCGTAGGCAAAAGCGCCGGCGCGGTGGTTTTGGAAGTACGGAGGCAATTTAAAGAAAGGCCCGGAATTATGGAAGGGAAGGAAAAGCCGGATTACGCCGCCACCGTGGATATCGTGACGCGTGCGGCGCTGCGGGAAATGGTTTTGCCGGCGCTTTTGCCGATTTTAATCACGATTTTTACAGGATTTTTCTTGGGGGCCGAGGCATTGGGCGGGCTTTTAATCGGGGTGATTATTTCCGGATTTTTCATCGCGATTTCAATGACTTCGGGAGGCGCAGCGTGGGACAACGCCAAAAAATTTATTGAAGAAGGCAATTACGGAGGCAAGGGCTCGGAGGCACATAAAGCGGCCGTCACCGGCGACACCGTCGGCGACCCTTACAAAGACACTGCCGGCCCGGCGATTAATCCGATGATAAAAGTAGTCAACATCGTGGCTCTGCTTTCGGCGCCATTTTTGAAATAA
- the nusA gene encoding transcription termination/antitermination protein NusA codes for MLDIKNFNAALDQLAQEKGISKEKIMETIDLALAAAYKRDYGKKSQIVRAKFDPATGGTEFWQVKLVVDESMIKSEEEIAAEEEARAEALRSGKLPERELASEEMDGDVVKKVRFNEDRHIMLADAKKTKKDAALGEELVFPLESKEDYGRIAAQTAKQVILQRVREAERDSVFDEFKEKEGEVISGIVQRVEGRLVFMDLGRTIGVLPPDEQVRGERYRIGERIKVLLLRAEKMPRGPSIYLSRSHPKLVAKLFEIEVPEIASGAVEIKNVAREAGSRTKIAVASKEEGIDPVGSCVGQKGVRVTTVIAELGGEKVDIVPWSEDKERFISSSLSPAKVLEVEIDEAHKHAKISVSEDQLSLAIGKGGQNVRLAAKLTGYKIDIRSRTGETVAEATSEGEVIGEGIAAE; via the coding sequence ATGTTAGACATCAAAAATTTTAACGCGGCTTTGGACCAGCTTGCCCAGGAAAAAGGCATATCCAAGGAGAAGATAATGGAGACCATTGACCTGGCTCTGGCCGCCGCCTACAAAAGGGACTACGGAAAAAAGTCCCAGATTGTGCGCGCCAAGTTTGATCCCGCCACCGGCGGGACGGAGTTTTGGCAGGTAAAATTGGTCGTGGACGAGTCAATGATAAAATCCGAGGAGGAAATTGCCGCAGAGGAAGAAGCGCGAGCGGAAGCGCTCCGGTCCGGCAAACTGCCCGAAAGGGAGCTTGCCTCGGAAGAGATGGATGGAGATGTTGTTAAAAAAGTGAGGTTCAACGAAGACCGGCACATTATGCTGGCAGACGCTAAAAAAACCAAAAAAGACGCCGCGCTGGGCGAGGAGCTGGTTTTTCCGCTGGAATCCAAAGAAGATTACGGGCGCATCGCCGCGCAGACGGCGAAACAGGTGATTTTGCAGCGTGTCCGCGAGGCCGAGCGCGATTCGGTTTTTGACGAATTTAAAGAAAAGGAAGGAGAAGTCATCTCCGGCATAGTCCAGAGGGTTGAGGGCCGGCTGGTTTTCATGGATTTGGGGCGGACTATCGGAGTTTTGCCTCCGGACGAGCAGGTAAGAGGAGAACGCTACCGCATCGGGGAGCGGATAAAAGTGCTGCTTTTGCGGGCGGAGAAGATGCCGAGGGGCCCCAGCATTTATCTTTCGCGCTCACACCCGAAACTGGTTGCCAAGCTTTTTGAAATTGAGGTTCCGGAAATCGCCTCCGGCGCGGTTGAGATAAAAAACGTGGCGCGGGAAGCCGGTTCGCGCACCAAAATCGCGGTGGCCTCAAAAGAAGAAGGGATTGACCCTGTCGGCTCCTGCGTCGGGCAAAAGGGAGTCAGGGTAACAACGGTCATCGCGGAGCTTGGAGGAGAAAAAGTTGACATTGTGCCGTGGTCGGAAGACAAAGAGAGATTTATTTCTTCTTCTCTTTCTCCGGCAAAGGTCTTGGAGGTGGAAATTGACGAAGCGCACAAGCATGCCAAAATCAGCGTCAGCGAAGACCAGCTTTCTTTGGCAATCGGCAAGGGCGGGCAGAATGTCCGGCTCGCCGCGAAACTTACGGGCTACAAAATAGATATCCGCTCGCGCACCGGCGAAACCGTCGCCGAAGCCACCTCCGAAGGCGAAGTTATAGGCGAAGGAATTGCGGCGGAGTAA